In the Piscinibacter sp. XHJ-5 genome, one interval contains:
- a CDS encoding tripartite tricarboxylate transporter substrate-binding protein → MKHTLFVAAMAALAASTAFAEYPEKPVTIVVPFAAGGPTDKVARDLAEALRKPMGNATIIIENVGGAGGTLGATKVAKAAPDGYTLLLAHAGISTAPALYRNLQYKTLEDFEYLGMVNEVPMTLVSKPTLPANSYAELVKWLEANKGKVNLAHAGLGSASHLCGLMFQSTTKMEMQTVPYKGTGPAMTDLIGGQVDIMCDQTTNTTGQIESGKIKAFAVTSKARLKTPVLAKLPTLDEAGLKGFNVTIWHAMYAPKGTPKAVLEKVNTALKAALKDADFIKREEALGAVIVSDARVNPVEHKKFVESEINKWAPVIKAAGQYAD, encoded by the coding sequence ATGAAACATACGCTGTTTGTTGCTGCCATGGCCGCGCTCGCGGCTTCCACCGCGTTCGCCGAATACCCTGAAAAGCCCGTCACCATCGTCGTGCCCTTCGCTGCCGGCGGCCCCACCGACAAGGTGGCGCGCGACCTGGCCGAGGCGCTGCGCAAGCCGATGGGCAATGCGACGATCATCATCGAGAACGTCGGCGGCGCCGGCGGCACGCTGGGCGCCACCAAGGTGGCCAAGGCCGCGCCGGACGGCTACACGCTGCTGCTGGCCCACGCGGGCATCTCGACCGCGCCGGCGCTCTATCGCAACCTGCAATACAAGACGCTCGAGGACTTCGAGTACCTGGGCATGGTCAACGAGGTGCCGATGACGCTGGTGAGCAAGCCGACGCTGCCGGCAAACAGCTACGCCGAGCTGGTCAAGTGGCTGGAGGCCAACAAGGGCAAGGTCAACCTGGCGCACGCGGGACTGGGCTCCGCGTCGCACCTGTGCGGCCTGATGTTCCAGAGCACCACCAAGATGGAAATGCAGACCGTGCCGTACAAGGGCACCGGCCCCGCCATGACCGACCTCATCGGCGGCCAGGTCGACATCATGTGCGACCAGACCACCAACACCACCGGCCAGATCGAAAGCGGCAAGATCAAGGCCTTCGCCGTGACGAGCAAGGCGCGCCTGAAGACGCCCGTGCTGGCCAAGCTGCCCACGCTCGACGAAGCCGGCCTCAAGGGCTTCAACGTGACGATCTGGCACGCGATGTATGCGCCGAAGGGCACGCCGAAGGCCGTCCTCGAGAAGGTCAACACCGCGTTGAAGGCCGCGCTCAAGGATGCCGACTTCATCAAGCGCGAAGAAGCGCTGGGCGCGGTGATCGTCAGCGACGCACGCGTCAATCCGGTCGAGCACAAGAAGTTCGTCGAGTCCGAGATCAACAAGTGGGCCCCGGTGATCAAGGCCGCCGGACAGTACGCGGACTGA
- a CDS encoding cation diffusion facilitator family transporter, producing the protein MSFAPRTRLSVSTFLKLSVLAALATIALKTAAWWVTDSVGLLSDAMESFVNLAAAVFALVMVTIAQAPADDDHPYGHSKAEYFSSGFEALLIVGAALAIIWTAIHRWVSPQPLQGVALGVVLSVVSSLINGVLAWAMLRAARDHDSIALEADARHLMTDVWTSVGVAGGVLLVPVTGLLWIDPLLAIVVAANILREAYGLLRRSVDGLMDRALSDREREAIAATLARLASDEVRFDHLRTRRAAGAKFCQLHMHVPGGWTLARAAAKRDEAERGLINAVGGLRVTIELLPVGQEPVGVQTTGTV; encoded by the coding sequence GTGAGCTTCGCGCCGCGCACGCGCCTCTCGGTCAGCACCTTCCTCAAGCTGTCGGTACTGGCCGCGCTGGCCACCATTGCGCTGAAGACCGCGGCCTGGTGGGTGACCGACTCGGTCGGCCTGCTGTCGGACGCGATGGAGTCGTTCGTGAACCTGGCGGCGGCGGTGTTCGCGCTCGTCATGGTGACCATCGCCCAGGCGCCGGCCGACGACGACCATCCCTACGGCCACAGCAAGGCCGAGTACTTCTCGAGCGGCTTCGAGGCGCTGCTGATCGTGGGCGCCGCGCTCGCCATCATCTGGACCGCCATCCATCGCTGGGTGTCGCCGCAGCCGTTGCAAGGAGTCGCGCTCGGCGTCGTGCTGTCGGTGGTGAGCTCGCTCATCAACGGCGTGCTCGCCTGGGCGATGCTGCGCGCGGCGCGCGATCACGACTCCATCGCGCTCGAGGCGGACGCGCGTCATCTGATGACCGACGTGTGGACTTCGGTCGGCGTTGCCGGCGGAGTCCTGCTGGTGCCGGTGACGGGCCTGCTGTGGATCGATCCGCTGCTGGCCATCGTCGTGGCTGCCAACATCCTGCGTGAGGCATACGGGCTGCTGCGTCGATCGGTCGACGGCCTCATGGACCGCGCGCTGTCCGACCGCGAGCGCGAGGCCATCGCTGCGACGCTCGCGCGCCTGGCGAGCGACGAGGTGCGCTTCGACCACCTGCGCACGCGGCGTGCGGCCGGCGCGAAGTTCTGCCAGCTGCACATGCACGTGCCCGGCGGCTGGACGCTGGCGCGCGCGGCCGCCAAGCGCGACGAGGCCGAGCGCGGGCTCATCAATGCCGTGGGCGGCCTGCGAGTGACCATCGAGCTGCTGCCGGTCGGCCAGGAGCCCGTCGGCGTGCAGACGACGGGCACTGTCTGA
- the tyrS gene encoding tyrosine--tRNA ligase, translating to MTQPAEITAASPATNGAGRLDHPITDGVREALAISKRGCDELLPEADWQVKLARSDATGVPLQIKLGLDPTAPDLHLGHTVVLNKMRQLQDLGHEVVFLIGDFTSLIGDPSGRNTTRPPLSREQIETNAQTYFKQATLVLDPEKTRIRRNSEWSDALGARGMIQLAARYTVARMMERNDFHERFKAGTPISVHEFLYPLMQGYDSVALKSDLELGGTDQKFNLLMGRHLQAEYGQEPQCILTMPLLEGLDGVEKMSKSKNNYIGITEPANDMFAKLLSISDDLMWKYFLLLSWRPEAEIAKLKLEVQAGRNPKDAKVMLAKEITARFHGATAADAAQADFDNRAKGGVPDEIPEITLGGAPLPIGTLLKQANLAPSTSEALRLVDGAGVRVDGSVVGDRALKLPAGTYVVQVGKRKFARVTLT from the coding sequence ATGACCCAGCCCGCCGAAATCACTGCCGCGTCCCCTGCCACGAATGGCGCCGGTCGTCTGGACCACCCGATCACCGACGGAGTTCGCGAGGCGCTGGCGATCTCGAAACGTGGCTGTGACGAGCTGTTACCGGAAGCCGACTGGCAAGTGAAACTTGCCCGTTCGGATGCAACAGGTGTGCCATTGCAAATCAAGCTCGGGTTGGACCCGACTGCGCCGGATCTGCACCTGGGCCACACGGTCGTGCTCAACAAGATGCGGCAGCTGCAGGACCTGGGCCATGAGGTCGTCTTCCTGATCGGCGACTTCACCTCGCTGATCGGTGATCCGTCCGGTCGCAACACCACCCGACCGCCGCTGTCGCGCGAGCAGATCGAGACCAACGCCCAGACCTACTTCAAGCAGGCCACGCTGGTGCTCGATCCGGAGAAGACGCGCATCCGCCGCAACTCCGAATGGAGCGATGCCCTCGGCGCGCGCGGCATGATCCAGCTCGCTGCCAGGTACACGGTGGCGCGCATGATGGAGCGCAACGACTTCCACGAGCGCTTCAAGGCCGGCACGCCGATCAGCGTGCACGAGTTCCTGTACCCATTGATGCAGGGCTACGACTCGGTCGCGCTGAAGAGCGATCTCGAGCTCGGCGGAACGGACCAGAAGTTCAACCTGCTGATGGGGCGGCACCTGCAGGCCGAGTACGGGCAGGAGCCGCAATGCATCCTCACGATGCCGCTGCTCGAAGGGCTCGATGGCGTCGAGAAGATGTCCAAGAGCAAGAACAACTACATCGGCATCACCGAGCCGGCGAACGACATGTTCGCCAAGCTGCTGTCGATCAGCGACGACCTGATGTGGAAGTACTTCCTGCTGCTGAGCTGGCGGCCCGAAGCGGAGATCGCCAAGCTCAAGCTCGAAGTCCAGGCAGGCCGCAACCCGAAGGATGCGAAGGTGATGCTCGCCAAGGAGATCACGGCGCGCTTCCACGGCGCGACGGCTGCCGATGCGGCGCAGGCCGACTTCGACAACCGCGCCAAGGGCGGCGTGCCCGACGAAATCCCCGAGATCACGCTGGGCGGCGCCCCGCTGCCGATCGGCACGCTGCTCAAGCAGGCCAACCTCGCACCATCGACCAGCGAGGCGCTGCGCCTCGTCGATGGCGCCGGCGTGCGGGTCGACGGCTCGGTGGTCGGCGACCGGGCGCTCAAGCTGCCCGCCGGGACCTACGTGGTCCAGGTCGGCAAGCGCAAGTTTGCGCGCGTGACGCTGACCTGA
- the dtd gene encoding D-aminoacyl-tRNA deacylase has product MLALVQRVSQARVEVAGRVTGQIGAGLLVFVCAEPVDDEAIADKLVAKLLKLRIFSDGAGKMNRSVVDTQGGLLIVSQFTLAADVAGGNRPSFSAAAPPELGRRLYERVVATALQLHAPVGCGEFGADMQVHLVNDGPVTIPITLRA; this is encoded by the coding sequence ATGCTGGCGTTGGTGCAGCGGGTGTCCCAGGCAAGGGTCGAAGTGGCCGGACGGGTCACCGGCCAGATCGGCGCCGGGCTGCTGGTATTCGTCTGCGCCGAGCCGGTGGACGACGAGGCGATCGCCGACAAGCTCGTCGCCAAGCTGCTCAAGCTGCGCATCTTCTCGGACGGCGCCGGGAAGATGAACCGCAGCGTGGTCGACACGCAAGGCGGGCTGCTGATCGTCAGCCAGTTCACGCTGGCAGCCGACGTGGCCGGGGGCAACCGTCCGAGCTTCAGCGCCGCCGCGCCGCCCGAGCTGGGACGTCGTCTCTACGAGCGCGTCGTCGCGACCGCACTGCAGCTGCACGCGCCGGTGGGCTGTGGCGAATTCGGCGCCGACATGCAGGTCCATCTGGTCAACGACGGGCCGGTCACGATCCCGATCACGCTTCGCGCATAA
- a CDS encoding anhydro-N-acetylmuramic acid kinase: MTHLYIGLMSGTSLDGVDGVLVDFSAGASSPLHLRAHAHRPFAPDLAAELLALNTTGADELHRAALAANALVRVYADVVRDLLERSGVTHGEVHAIGAHGQTVRHRPREFDGLGYTLQLNNPALLAELSSIDVIADFRTRDVVAGGQGAPLVPAFHRAVFGRTDEGVAVLNIGGISNLTHLAADGSTIGFDCGPGNALMDHWCRRHTGRPFDEDGTWAGGGRVIDRLLSAMQGEVYFDLPPPKSTGRDLFNPAWLDTHLRAHGPGADPRDVQATLAELTAWACADAVSRHATGAREVLVCGGGALNISLMRRLAARLPACAVRSTSERGLDVSHVEAAAFAWLAKAFVERRPGNLVAVTGAAGPRLLGALYPAG; encoded by the coding sequence ATGACCCACCTGTACATCGGGCTGATGTCCGGCACCTCGCTCGACGGGGTCGACGGCGTGCTGGTCGACTTCTCCGCCGGCGCCTCCTCGCCGCTGCACCTTCGCGCGCATGCCCATCGTCCGTTCGCGCCCGATCTCGCCGCCGAGCTGCTGGCGCTCAACACCACGGGCGCGGACGAGCTGCATCGTGCTGCGCTGGCTGCCAACGCCCTCGTGCGCGTCTATGCAGATGTCGTGCGCGACCTGCTCGAGCGCAGCGGCGTGACGCATGGCGAGGTTCACGCCATCGGCGCGCACGGCCAGACAGTGCGGCATCGCCCGCGTGAGTTCGACGGCCTCGGATACACACTGCAGCTCAACAACCCCGCGCTGCTCGCCGAGCTGAGCAGCATCGATGTGATCGCCGATTTCCGCACGCGCGATGTGGTGGCTGGGGGCCAGGGCGCGCCGCTCGTCCCGGCGTTTCATCGCGCAGTGTTCGGGCGAACCGACGAAGGCGTCGCGGTGCTCAACATCGGCGGCATTTCCAACCTCACCCATCTCGCGGCGGACGGATCGACCATCGGCTTCGACTGCGGGCCGGGCAACGCGTTGATGGACCACTGGTGCCGTCGTCACACCGGCCGACCTTTCGACGAAGACGGAACCTGGGCAGGCGGCGGACGTGTCATCGACAGGCTGCTGAGCGCGATGCAGGGCGAGGTGTACTTCGACCTGCCGCCACCGAAGAGCACCGGTCGGGATCTGTTCAACCCGGCGTGGCTGGACACGCACCTGCGCGCCCACGGCCCCGGTGCCGACCCGCGGGACGTGCAGGCCACGCTGGCTGAGCTGACGGCCTGGGCATGCGCCGATGCGGTGAGCCGTCATGCCACCGGCGCGCGCGAGGTGCTGGTGTGCGGCGGCGGCGCGCTGAACATTTCTCTGATGCGCCGGCTCGCCGCGCGCTTGCCGGCGTGCGCGGTGCGGTCGACGAGCGAGCGGGGACTCGACGTGAGCCATGTCGAGGCCGCCGCGTTCGCGTGGCTGGCCAAGGCTTTCGTCGAGCGGCGCCCCGGCAACCTCGTCGCCGTCACCGGCGCTGCGGGACCGCGCCTGCTCGGCGCGCTCTATCCCGCAGGCTGA
- a CDS encoding M23 family metallopeptidase, translated as MDPVDRAWAEALQRTGSFVARHPRGIASAVVIALAGFAATAFGIAPLAPDAADLPSRIVTESVTPEGIEGQLEALAAYELELYRSDLTRSSDTADSLLTRLNVGDPKAAAFIRNDATARKLLTGRAGKMIQVRADASGELEELVARYAAERSDQFSTHFTRLSIKRVQGQLRASIETAPLAAQVRLGSGTIRNSLFAATDEARIPDPVATQIAEIFSTDVDFRRELRRGDTFRVIYEALTADGEPITWNESSGRVLAAEFTNAGKTYSAVWFKDPATGRGGYFDLGGESKRRAFLASPMEFSRVTSGFAMRFHPILQTWRQHNGVDYGAPSGTPVRTVGDGVVDFAGWQNGYGNVVSIKHSNDRTTVYAHLSSIDVRRGQRVEQGARIGAVGATGWATGPHLHFEVKVHGQQQNPLLIAKASETIAISPVAKPQFLSLAQSVRAQLDAAQTVAASGGNYAE; from the coding sequence TTGGATCCTGTTGACCGCGCTTGGGCCGAGGCCCTGCAGCGCACCGGAAGCTTCGTTGCGCGGCATCCCCGCGGCATCGCGTCGGCCGTCGTGATTGCGCTGGCCGGTTTCGCGGCCACGGCCTTCGGCATCGCGCCGCTGGCGCCGGACGCGGCCGACCTGCCGAGTCGCATCGTGACGGAAAGTGTCACACCGGAAGGCATCGAAGGGCAGCTCGAGGCGCTGGCCGCCTACGAGCTGGAGCTGTACCGCAGCGACCTCACGCGCAGCAGCGACACCGCCGACAGCCTGCTCACCCGGCTGAACGTCGGCGACCCGAAGGCTGCGGCCTTCATCCGCAATGACGCCACCGCCCGCAAGCTGCTCACCGGCCGTGCTGGCAAGATGATCCAGGTGCGCGCCGACGCGTCGGGCGAGCTGGAAGAGCTGGTGGCACGCTACGCCGCCGAACGAAGCGACCAGTTCAGCACCCATTTCACTCGCCTGTCGATCAAGCGTGTCCAAGGGCAGCTGCGCGCCAGCATCGAAACGGCACCGCTGGCGGCGCAGGTGAGACTGGGCAGCGGCACCATCCGGAATTCGTTGTTTGCCGCGACCGATGAAGCGCGCATCCCTGATCCCGTCGCAACTCAGATTGCCGAGATCTTTTCCACCGATGTCGACTTCCGGCGCGAGCTTCGCCGAGGCGACACCTTCCGCGTCATCTACGAAGCGCTCACCGCCGACGGCGAACCCATCACCTGGAACGAGTCGTCGGGTCGCGTGCTGGCCGCCGAGTTCACCAACGCCGGCAAAACCTATTCGGCGGTCTGGTTCAAGGACCCGGCCACCGGCCGCGGCGGCTACTTCGATCTAGGCGGCGAGAGCAAGCGCCGGGCGTTCCTCGCCAGCCCGATGGAGTTCTCCCGCGTCACGTCCGGCTTCGCGATGCGCTTCCATCCGATCCTGCAAACCTGGCGTCAGCACAACGGCGTCGACTATGGCGCTCCGAGCGGCACGCCGGTGCGCACGGTGGGCGACGGCGTGGTCGACTTCGCCGGCTGGCAGAACGGCTATGGCAACGTCGTCAGCATCAAGCACAGCAATGACCGCACTACCGTCTATGCGCACCTGAGCAGCATCGACGTGCGGCGGGGCCAGCGTGTGGAGCAAGGCGCCCGAATCGGCGCAGTCGGCGCCACCGGCTGGGCGACCGGTCCGCATCTGCATTTCGAGGTCAAGGTGCACGGCCAGCAGCAGAACCCGCTGCTCATCGCGAAAGCGTCCGAAACGATCGCCATCTCGCCCGTCGCCAAGCCGCAGTTCCTTTCGCTGGCGCAAAGCGTGCGCGCACAGCTGGACGCCGCGCAGACTGTCGCCGCGTCCGGCGGCAACTACGCCGAGTAG